From Prochlorococcus marinus CUG1438, a single genomic window includes:
- a CDS encoding helix-turn-helix domain-containing protein encodes MEEIRSFTENNNERDDSSLKRIGNFIKEARLSRNQSIEELAKDLKIGVNQLKSIEEGNEDELPEKVFVKAMVRRISQKLKLNTEFIMNEFKIQSKEDKIEKIVEEVSSKTDDSKKSKNLNAAGLVLILISGFLGLIASSLILNFISESFKNETPKQEFIKKTK; translated from the coding sequence TTGGAAGAAATAAGATCTTTTACGGAAAACAATAATGAAAGAGATGATTCCTCTTTAAAAAGAATTGGAAATTTTATTAAAGAGGCAAGATTAAGTAGAAATCAATCTATTGAAGAGTTGGCTAAAGATTTAAAAATCGGAGTTAACCAACTTAAATCCATAGAGGAAGGCAACGAAGATGAGCTACCTGAAAAAGTATTTGTCAAAGCGATGGTTCGCAGAATTTCACAGAAGCTGAAACTTAATACTGAATTTATAATGAATGAATTTAAGATACAAAGTAAGGAGGATAAGATTGAAAAAATAGTTGAAGAAGTTTCTAGCAAAACTGATGACTCTAAAAAATCTAAAAATCTAAACGCAGCTGGTTTGGTATTAATTTTAATTTCAGGCTTTCTTGGATTAATCGCTTCTTCGCTAATTTTAAATTTTATTTCGGAGTCTTTTAAGAATGAAACCCCAAAACAAGAATTTATTAAAAAAACTAAATAA